From Salvia splendens isolate huo1 chromosome 3, SspV2, whole genome shotgun sequence, a single genomic window includes:
- the LOC121797254 gene encoding DEAD-box ATP-dependent RNA helicase 38-like has translation MADSVSSSSSTNATITPPETKSWADVADEEAAAEKQIDASSATDIKLDSLVVDESKQGPLGLTNPDDSTIEAVTSGDTPYTSAKRFEDLNLSPELLKGLYVEMKFEQPSKIQAISLPMILTPPYKNLIAQAHNGSGKTTCFVLGMLSRVDPNVREPQALCICPTRELAIQNMEVLLKMGKFTGITSELALPPDQANYIPIQKRPPITAQVIIGTPGTFSKWLQHKKLGLSKMKILVFDEADHMLAMSGFRDESIRIMKAIAKSSSNCQVLLFSATFDDDVKDFSAKIAGEIFKRQPNQMFVKKEELSLESVKQYKVHCPDELSKIMVIKDQILELGEKVGQTIVFVKSRNAASMLHQALVKLGYEVTTIQGALNIEDRDKIIKEFKEGLTQVLIATDVLARGFDQSQVNLVINFDLPVQYGRYSEPDNEVYLHRVGRAGRFGRKGAVFNLLCLDSDDMIMDKIEKHFNSQITEVAPWNSREAFEDALWRAGLL, from the exons ATGGCTGACAGCGTGAGTAGTAGCTCATCTACCAACGCCACCATTACCCCGCCGGAGACGAAGTCGTGGGCGGATGTCGCTGATGAGGAGGCGGCTGCGGAGAAGCAAATCGACGCTTCGTCGGCGACGGATATCAAATTGGACTCGTTGGTTGTCGACGAGTCCAAACAAGGTCCACTCGGCCTCACTAATCCCGACGATTCCACCATAGAAGCG GTTACGTCCGGGGACACTCCATATACCTCGGCTAAGAGATTCGAAGACTTGAACTTGTCACCTGAGCTGCTAAAGGGGCTTTATGTTGAGATGAAGTTTGAGCAACCTAGCAAGATTCAGGCAATCAGTTTACCCATGATCTTAACTCCTCCTTACAAGAATTTAATAGCTCAAGCTCATAATGGATCCGGGAAGACCACTTGCTTCGTGCTTGGTATGTTGAGCCGAGTTGATCCGAATGTCCGTGAACCTCAGGCTCTCTGCATTTGCCCCACCAGGGAGTTAGCCATTCAG AATATGGAAGTGCTTCTGAAGATGGGGAAGTTCACTGGGATAACCTCAGAATTAGCTTTACCACCTGATCAAGCAAACTACATCCCAATACAAAAGAGGCCACCTATTACAGCGCAAGTAATCATCGGCACACCAGGCACATTCTCTAAATGGTTGCAGCACAAGAAATTGGGTTTGAGTAAAATGAAGATTCTTGTGTTTGATGAGGCAGACCACATGTTGGCAATG AGTGGATTCCGAGATGAATCAATCAGGATAATGAAGGCTATTGCTAAATCCAGTTCCAATTGCCAG GTCCTGTTATTCTCGGCTACCTTTGATGATGATGTGAAGGACTTTTCAGCCAAAATAGCTGGAGAGATCTTTAAAAGACAACCTAACCAAATGTTTGTCAAAAAGGAAGAACTATCTCTGGAGTCTGTGAAACAGTACAAGGTTCATTGTCCTGACGAGCTTTCAAAGATCATGGTGATTAAAGACCAAATACTTGAACTTGGAGAGAAAGTGGGGCAGACAATTGTCTTTGTCAAATCCAGGAATGCTGCATCTATGTTGCACCAAGCTTTGGTCAAACTTGGCTATGAGGTCACTACGATTCAAGGTGCACTGAATATAGAGGACAGGGACAAAATCATAAAAGAGTTCAAAGAAGGTCTGACCCAAGTTCTAATCGCAACTGATGTTCTTGCTCGAGGTTTTGACCAGAGCCAG gTTAATTTGGTTATCAATTTTGATCTTCCTGTGCAATATGGTCGTTATTCTGAGCCTGACAATGAAGTTTACTTGCACCGGGTTGGTAGAGCTGGGCGCTTTGGCCGCAAAg GTGCTGTGTTCAACTTGCTTTGTCTTGACAGCGATGATATGATTATGGACAAGATTGAGAAACACTTCAACTCTCAGATTACTGAG GTTGCTCCTTGGAATAGTCGGGAAGCATTCGAGGATGCTCTATGGCGCGCTGGGCTATTGTGA